One Nostoc sp. UHCC 0302 DNA window includes the following coding sequences:
- a CDS encoding mobilization protein yields MPTIHLIDGEKGGVGKSLVARTMIQYYLDKKIPFVPVETDRSNPDVAGVYKEICQYAVFSENERQADKADRIFEIATTKPVVVNLAAQSHRAVKEWIERNQLIELGNIEGVTFCKWFVSTGGYDSLNLFGQSVNNYGEKIPHVMVRNFGLCDDWSHVESDASLQNLIKKYKVNVIDFPKLAYKERNIIDQNRMTFAEARENKEFGIIGRQRVVNFLKLAYAAFEKVGIWYEEVK; encoded by the coding sequence ATGCCGACGATTCATTTAATAGATGGGGAAAAAGGCGGAGTAGGGAAGTCTCTAGTAGCACGGACAATGATTCAGTACTATCTGGATAAAAAAATTCCCTTTGTACCAGTAGAAACCGATAGGTCAAATCCAGATGTAGCGGGAGTATATAAGGAAATATGCCAGTATGCAGTATTTAGTGAGAACGAACGGCAGGCTGATAAAGCAGATAGAATTTTTGAAATAGCAACAACTAAGCCAGTAGTGGTGAATCTAGCAGCACAATCTCATAGAGCAGTAAAAGAGTGGATAGAGAGAAATCAGTTAATTGAATTAGGAAATATAGAGGGAGTAACTTTTTGTAAGTGGTTTGTATCTACTGGGGGATATGACAGTCTAAACCTCTTTGGGCAGTCGGTGAATAACTACGGAGAGAAAATCCCTCATGTGATGGTACGCAACTTTGGGCTATGCGATGATTGGTCACACGTAGAATCAGATGCAAGTTTACAGAATTTAATAAAAAAGTATAAAGTAAACGTCATAGATTTTCCGAAGCTAGCGTATAAAGAAAGAAACATAATAGACCAAAACCGAATGACATTTGCAGAGGCAAGAGAGAATAAAGAATTTGGAATTATAGGAAGACAGAGAGTAGTAAACTTTTTGAAACTTGCCTATGCTGCATTTGAAAAGGTAGGAATTTGGTATGAAGAAGTTAAATAA
- a CDS encoding NIL domain-containing protein — protein sequence MSPNKAIKPEPVHSRILVPQRYHRQPVISRLVSRYGLTVNIKAAFLVSNNDSDGWFDLDLSGNAQEITNGLSYLQGLGVNLVQLAIANHIQPKQNSQPFPNLGSKLTPRESAWLTNQWQEEFQRWISIGQTNRLRLQLCISKTYHEKPVISELVSGYGLTVNITSALLNPTIQDDGWFGLDLWGKTKQLHSSLCYLEKLGLPIWLDFSSVYTEVLHHYKQN from the coding sequence ATGTCTCCTAATAAAGCTATAAAACCTGAACCAGTTCATAGTCGAATTCTCGTACCTCAGCGGTATCACAGACAACCTGTAATTTCCCGGCTAGTTTCTCGATATGGTTTAACTGTCAATATCAAAGCTGCATTCCTAGTATCAAATAATGATAGTGATGGCTGGTTTGACTTGGATTTATCAGGCAACGCGCAAGAAATTACAAATGGTCTATCATATCTGCAAGGATTGGGAGTGAATTTAGTGCAACTTGCGATCGCCAACCACATTCAACCTAAGCAAAACTCGCAGCCTTTCCCCAATTTGGGTAGCAAATTGACACCTAGAGAATCTGCATGGTTAACAAATCAATGGCAAGAAGAATTTCAGCGATGGATTTCTATAGGTCAAACCAATCGACTACGCTTGCAGCTTTGCATCTCAAAAACCTATCATGAGAAACCTGTAATTTCTGAGTTAGTTTCTGGTTATGGATTAACAGTCAATATTACCAGTGCGCTGTTAAATCCTACTATTCAAGATGATGGCTGGTTTGGATTAGATTTGTGGGGCAAAACGAAGCAACTCCACTCCAGTCTGTGTTACCTAGAAAAATTGGGGCTACCAATTTGGCTGGATTTTTCTAGTGTATATACTGAGGTTTTGCACCATTATAAACAAAATTAA
- the aroB gene encoding 3-dehydroquinate synthase codes for MSSVIKVNLPEQSYEIAIASSSLDQLGQQMAALNLGKKVLLVSNPTIFKHYGARAIASLNSAGFEVATCTLPPGERYKTLNSIQKIYDAALENRLERSSTMVALGGGVIGDMTGFAAATWLRGINVVQVPTTLLAMVDSAIGGKTGVNHPHGKNLIGAFHQPRLVLIDPEVLKSLPMREFRAGMAEVIKYGIIWDAELFTQLEDSKRLDQLRYLKTDLINLILTHSCQAKADVVSKDEKEAGLRAILNYGHTIGHAVESLTGYRLVNHGEAVAIGMVAAGQIAVDLGMWQKEDAERQNALIQKTGLPTQLPDGLDIEAIIEALQLDKKVKAGQVRFVLPTQIGVVTVTDQVPSDTIRQVLQKM; via the coding sequence ATGAGTTCTGTAATTAAGGTAAATCTACCAGAGCAGTCTTATGAGATTGCGATCGCATCTTCAAGCTTAGATCAACTGGGCCAACAGATGGCTGCTTTGAATCTAGGCAAGAAAGTACTGCTGGTTTCTAATCCGACGATTTTTAAACATTATGGAGCAAGAGCGATCGCATCGCTGAACTCTGCTGGATTTGAAGTTGCTACTTGCACTCTTCCACCAGGAGAACGCTACAAAACTCTCAACTCAATTCAAAAAATCTACGATGCAGCCCTAGAAAACCGCCTAGAACGTTCTTCGACGATGGTGGCTTTGGGAGGTGGTGTAATTGGCGATATGACTGGCTTTGCAGCGGCAACTTGGTTACGAGGAATTAATGTAGTACAAGTGCCTACCACTCTCTTGGCAATGGTGGACTCGGCAATTGGTGGCAAAACAGGCGTGAATCATCCCCACGGCAAAAACTTGATTGGGGCATTTCATCAACCGCGTTTGGTATTAATTGACCCAGAAGTGTTAAAAAGTTTGCCCATGCGCGAATTTCGGGCGGGAATGGCGGAGGTCATCAAGTACGGCATAATTTGGGATGCCGAATTGTTTACCCAATTGGAAGATAGTAAACGTCTTGACCAACTCCGCTATCTAAAAACCGACCTGATAAACCTTATATTAACGCACTCTTGCCAAGCTAAAGCCGATGTTGTTAGTAAAGATGAAAAAGAAGCTGGATTAAGGGCGATTCTCAACTATGGACATACCATCGGTCATGCAGTCGAAAGCTTGACTGGTTATCGTTTAGTCAATCACGGTGAAGCAGTTGCTATTGGCATGGTAGCAGCCGGGCAGATTGCTGTAGATTTGGGAATGTGGCAAAAAGAAGATGCAGAACGTCAAAACGCCCTGATTCAAAAAACGGGTTTACCGACTCAGTTACCAGATGGGCTAGATATAGAAGCAATTATTGAGGCTTTGCAATTAGACAAGAAAGTTAAAGCAGGTCAAGTACGATTTGTTTTACCAACCCAGATTGGTGTAGTAACAGTCACCGACCAAGTGCCATCTGATACAATTCGGCAGGTTTTACAGAAGATGTAA
- the petL gene encoding cytochrome b6-f complex subunit PetL produces MFAVIAYIGFLGLFFGLALGLFFGLRTAKII; encoded by the coding sequence ATGTTTGCAGTGATCGCTTATATTGGCTTCTTAGGTTTGTTCTTTGGGTTAGCTCTCGGTCTATTCTTCGGTCTGCGTACTGCCAAGATAATTTAG
- the bioB gene encoding biotin synthase BioB, with translation MSVVIRYDWQEAEIRAIYDTPLLELIYQAASVHRQYHDPKKIQVCKLISIKTGGCPEDCSYCAQSSRYKTEVKPQALLEKETVVSIAQKAKETGISRICMGAAWREVRDNSQFEEVLEMVKDVTAMGLEVCCTLGMLTANQARRLEEAGLYAYNHNLDTSQEYYSTIITTRTYGDRLNTIENVRQTNVTVCSGGILGLGETVNDRVSMLHTLVNLAPHPESVPINILSQVSGTPLENQPDVPIWDVVRMIATARILMPASDVRLSAGRARLSQVEQAFCFMAGANSIFSSDDNKMLTVTTPCPDYDTDREMLNLLGLEMRPPSQRPEKVVSPAVVG, from the coding sequence ATATCGGTGGTAATACGCTACGATTGGCAGGAAGCAGAGATTAGGGCGATATATGATACGCCATTGCTAGAGCTTATTTATCAAGCTGCTAGTGTACATCGCCAATATCATGACCCAAAAAAAATCCAAGTCTGTAAACTAATCTCTATTAAAACAGGAGGTTGTCCAGAAGATTGTAGCTACTGCGCCCAATCTTCTCGTTATAAAACAGAGGTAAAGCCGCAAGCACTCCTAGAAAAAGAAACTGTAGTTAGCATCGCCCAAAAAGCCAAAGAAACGGGAATAAGTCGCATCTGCATGGGTGCTGCTTGGCGTGAAGTTCGGGATAACTCACAATTTGAGGAAGTCCTGGAAATGGTCAAGGACGTAACTGCAATGGGTTTAGAAGTATGTTGCACCTTGGGTATGCTAACGGCAAATCAGGCAAGGCGATTAGAAGAAGCGGGGCTGTACGCCTATAACCACAACTTGGATACGTCCCAGGAATATTACAGCACGATTATTACTACAAGAACATATGGCGATCGCCTAAACACAATTGAGAATGTCCGGCAGACAAATGTTACTGTATGCTCTGGCGGTATTCTCGGTTTGGGCGAAACTGTCAATGACCGTGTATCTATGTTACACACTCTGGTAAATTTAGCTCCGCATCCAGAGTCAGTGCCAATTAATATTCTCTCCCAAGTATCAGGTACACCCTTAGAAAATCAGCCCGATGTCCCCATTTGGGATGTTGTACGGATGATTGCCACAGCAAGAATTTTAATGCCAGCTTCCGATGTCCGTCTCAGCGCTGGTAGGGCTAGACTTTCCCAAGTAGAACAAGCTTTTTGCTTCATGGCAGGAGCTAATTCTATATTTTCCAGCGACGACAACAAGATGTTAACAGTGACTACACCCTGTCCAGATTATGATACCGACCGGGAAATGCTGAATTTACTTGGTTTAGAAATGCGTCCTCCTTCCCAAAGGCCAGAAAAGGTAGTAAGTCCGGCTGTTGTGGGATAA
- a CDS encoding pentapeptide repeat-containing protein, translating into MKTERKEILKIHEVSSTKKSADLDGCVAKIKEIVKSIIVSSEIPKAAIVAVIAALITASAIFFLLIVGNFTYGLSQPIYQLSGLAGNFDVTVDYHRQAILTDYLKMMTQVISEENSKQIKDKSPIFRAMTQTTLQELDSKRKRYIIMFLQDTGLLQISSRKQPSLLLGANLVGANLQGISLRSANLQGTNLAGADLRGTDLRDVNFTNANLNKSCYNSLTIFDKEFQPSAVGMREVTKSQECAWNTSR; encoded by the coding sequence ATGAAAACAGAGCGTAAGGAAATCCTTAAAATTCATGAAGTCTCTTCTACCAAAAAATCCGCAGACCTTGACGGATGCGTTGCCAAAATTAAAGAAATTGTAAAATCAATTATTGTTTCCAGTGAAATACCGAAGGCAGCAATAGTTGCGGTCATTGCAGCATTAATTACTGCTTCAGCGATATTTTTCTTACTGATTGTGGGAAATTTCACATACGGATTAAGCCAACCAATATACCAATTGTCAGGATTAGCAGGTAATTTTGATGTAACTGTTGATTATCATCGTCAAGCTATTTTAACCGATTACCTAAAGATGATGACGCAGGTAATTTCCGAAGAAAATTCTAAACAAATTAAAGACAAATCACCAATTTTTCGGGCAATGACTCAGACGACCTTACAAGAGCTAGACTCAAAACGCAAACGTTATATTATCATGTTTTTGCAAGATACAGGTTTATTACAAATCTCATCAAGAAAGCAACCATCTTTACTTTTGGGAGCAAATCTTGTCGGTGCTAACCTACAAGGTATAAGTTTAAGGTCTGCAAACTTACAAGGTACTAATCTAGCTGGTGCAGATTTGCGTGGTACAGACTTACGGGACGTGAATTTTACTAATGCTAACCTGAATAAATCCTGCTATAATAGCCTAACTATTTTTGACAAAGAATTTCAGCCCAGCGCCGTAGGGATGAGAGAAGTTACAAAATCCCAAGAATGTGCCTGGAACACATCCCGTTAA
- the rimJ gene encoding ribosomal protein S5-alanine N-acetyltransferase codes for MKSELPLITSDRLLLRVAIQEDIPQIVKYFTENKTYLTPFYPRWAESFFTEEYWQYQIENSFLEFINDQSLKLFICTKKAPSKIIGTINFSNFIQGAAHFCYVGYSLAESKQGKGYMTEALKVATDYVFQELNLHRIMANYMPHNRRSGNVLKRLGFVVEGYARDYLLINGQWEDHILTSLTNPKWQADKYS; via the coding sequence ATGAAATCAGAACTGCCACTAATTACTAGCGATCGCCTATTATTACGAGTAGCAATCCAAGAAGATATACCCCAAATTGTCAAATACTTCACAGAGAACAAAACCTATCTTACTCCATTTTACCCACGTTGGGCTGAGAGTTTTTTTACTGAAGAGTATTGGCAGTATCAAATAGAGAACAGCTTTCTAGAATTTATTAATGACCAATCATTAAAATTATTTATTTGTACTAAAAAAGCTCCAAGTAAAATTATTGGAACTATCAACTTTAGTAATTTTATTCAAGGTGCTGCTCATTTTTGCTACGTAGGATATAGCCTTGCTGAGTCCAAGCAAGGCAAAGGTTATATGACAGAAGCATTAAAAGTAGCTACTGATTATGTATTTCAAGAATTAAATCTTCACCGGATTATGGCTAATTATATGCCCCACAATCGGCGAAGTGGTAATGTACTTAAAAGGCTCGGTTTTGTTGTTGAAGGATATGCTAGAGACTATTTGTTGATTAATGGACAATGGGAAGATCATATTCTTACAAGTCTGACAAATCCTAAGTGGCAAGCAGACAAATATTCTTGA
- a CDS encoding YdiU family protein: protein MTLAETPNDKNSSNPFLTLNYEPALESLGDDYYDEVAAAEFPQHLLRWRNDELLPILGLDPQAVTDEDFITAFGKFEGRKPLLALRYHGYQFGEYNRQLGDGRGFLYGQVRATNGELYDFGTKGSGRTPYSRGGDGMLTLKGGVREVLAAEALHYLGVRTSRCLTMIETGLSLWRGDEPSPTRSSVMIRMSSSHIRFGTFERLHYFQRPDLIQKLLNHVIEQYYQDLSTEKDKYALFYAQLVKRIAELVAQWMAAGFCHAVLNTDNMSITGESFDYGPYAFIPTYDPYFIAAYFDYYGRYSYSYQPSICKLNLEMLQEPLKSIIDQGDLEAGLARFDEYYQAEYRSLMLKKLGFKELQHPQTEELVNLTLDFLQDSQIGYHQFFYEMARTFSSKWRDEPAFVLNASDIVPVPGASAIFDNWCILYHKILNDFDLSSIDGIAQTLADHNPKTVLLRPVIESIWEAIAQEDNWQPFNDLVKQIQSRQ, encoded by the coding sequence ATGACTCTGGCTGAAACTCCAAACGACAAGAATTCTAGCAATCCTTTTCTTACCCTCAACTACGAACCAGCCTTAGAATCTCTAGGCGATGACTACTACGACGAAGTTGCAGCGGCAGAATTTCCCCAACACCTCCTACGTTGGCGCAACGATGAATTGCTACCCATTTTGGGGCTAGACCCCCAAGCAGTCACAGACGAAGATTTCATCACAGCCTTTGGCAAATTTGAAGGGCGCAAACCCTTATTAGCGCTACGTTACCACGGCTATCAATTTGGTGAATATAATCGGCAGTTGGGTGATGGCAGAGGCTTTCTCTATGGGCAAGTACGCGCCACTAATGGCGAATTATACGACTTTGGCACAAAAGGTTCTGGTAGGACGCCCTACTCCCGTGGTGGCGACGGTATGCTCACACTTAAAGGCGGCGTGCGGGAAGTTTTGGCAGCAGAAGCCCTGCACTACTTGGGTGTACGTACCTCCCGCTGTCTAACGATGATTGAAACAGGTTTATCCCTTTGGCGAGGCGATGAACCTTCACCTACACGCTCATCTGTGATGATCAGGATGAGCAGTTCTCATATTCGGTTTGGCACGTTTGAGCGCCTGCACTATTTCCAGCGCCCAGATTTGATTCAAAAGCTATTAAATCACGTAATTGAGCAGTATTACCAAGACTTAAGCACTGAAAAAGATAAATATGCCCTGTTTTACGCCCAATTAGTTAAACGGATTGCCGAATTAGTAGCACAGTGGATGGCTGCTGGCTTTTGTCATGCAGTCCTCAATACTGACAATATGTCGATTACGGGGGAAAGTTTTGACTATGGCCCTTATGCGTTTATCCCTACTTATGACCCTTATTTTATAGCTGCGTATTTTGACTATTATGGACGCTATTCTTACAGCTATCAACCAAGCATTTGCAAGTTGAATTTAGAAATGCTCCAAGAACCTTTAAAGTCGATTATTGATCAAGGTGATTTGGAGGCTGGATTAGCCAGATTTGATGAGTACTATCAAGCTGAATACAGGTCTTTGATGTTGAAAAAGTTGGGGTTTAAAGAGTTACAACATCCACAAACAGAAGAACTTGTGAATTTAACGCTTGATTTTTTACAAGATAGCCAAATAGGTTATCACCAGTTCTTTTATGAAATGGCTCGCACTTTTTCATCCAAATGGCGAGATGAACCAGCTTTTGTGCTGAATGCTTCAGATATTGTGCCAGTACCAGGAGCTTCAGCAATTTTTGATAATTGGTGCATACTGTACCATAAAATTTTGAATGATTTTGACCTCAGCAGTATTGATGGAATTGCTCAAACATTGGCTGATCATAATCCGAAAACTGTATTATTAAGGCCTGTAATTGAATCTATTTGGGAAGCGATCGCCCAAGAAGATAATTGGCAACCTTTCAATGATTTAGTGAAGCAAATTCAGTCTAGGCAATAG
- a CDS encoding PAP/fibrillin family protein: MVGELINLKQELISISEASDIGFNYTPTAKEQIETLARSLEAVNPTTEPTNHLELIQGRWRLLYSTFGLERETTLQRVSFGKLPNVGISVTGIFQEVYTDTQQYNNLIEFTLGSGINGITIVKGRYTVEDSKRLNIDFLETSVKSVSNDLTDSSFRKALGVENQLPLESTLSFNGWTDITYLDENFRLMRGNQKNLYVLLRYE; encoded by the coding sequence ATGGTTGGCGAATTGATAAATCTCAAACAAGAACTGATTTCTATTTCAGAAGCTAGTGACATTGGGTTTAACTATACTCCCACAGCCAAGGAGCAAATCGAGACATTAGCGCGATCGCTTGAGGCTGTAAATCCTACTACTGAACCAACAAACCATCTTGAATTGATTCAAGGGCGCTGGCGGCTTTTGTACAGTACATTTGGCTTAGAACGAGAAACTACTCTGCAACGTGTTTCTTTTGGTAAACTACCGAATGTAGGTATCAGCGTTACTGGTATCTTTCAAGAAGTTTATACAGATACTCAGCAATACAATAACCTAATTGAATTTACTCTAGGTTCTGGTATTAATGGTATTACTATAGTTAAAGGGCGTTACACAGTAGAAGATTCTAAACGTCTCAATATTGATTTTCTAGAAACATCCGTTAAAAGCGTAAGCAATGATTTGACTGACTCTAGTTTTCGTAAGGCTTTAGGAGTCGAGAATCAGTTGCCTTTGGAATCAACACTTTCCTTTAATGGCTGGACAGATATTACCTATTTAGACGAAAATTTTCGCCTCATGCGTGGTAATCAAAAAAATTTGTATGTGCTACTGCGATACGAGTAA
- a CDS encoding exopolysaccharide biosynthesis protein — protein MNSRQTHLRFSQDIKSLLQRLAQEPLTLGDILAETSERGFSLVIVLLVLPFLFPMPPGLAGPFGAASLILSIQMVLGRRSPWLPKRIANYKFPRPFAQLLLQNLRRLTKILEKIARPRLAKIADNPLIWRINGLCISWLTLLLMSPVPFTNPIPTVGILLLAVATIESDGLLICISYFITALITLLFTFIGYALWLAPSWLPSIFR, from the coding sequence ATGAACTCCCGCCAAACACATCTGAGATTTTCTCAAGATATTAAGTCCCTGCTGCAACGCCTAGCACAAGAGCCTCTGACTCTAGGTGATATTCTGGCAGAAACCTCCGAACGAGGATTTAGCTTAGTAATTGTATTATTAGTTTTGCCTTTTTTGTTTCCCATGCCACCAGGATTAGCTGGCCCTTTTGGTGCTGCTAGCCTGATATTATCAATACAGATGGTTTTAGGTAGGCGATCGCCTTGGCTACCTAAAAGAATTGCCAACTACAAATTCCCTCGCCCGTTTGCCCAGTTACTGTTACAAAACCTGCGCCGTCTCACTAAAATATTAGAGAAAATTGCCCGTCCCAGGTTAGCCAAAATAGCCGATAATCCTTTGATTTGGCGCATCAATGGACTTTGTATATCTTGGTTGACACTATTACTAATGTCACCAGTTCCCTTTACTAATCCTATTCCCACTGTAGGCATTTTACTTTTAGCAGTTGCCACCATCGAATCAGATGGTTTACTGATTTGTATCAGCTACTTTATCACTGCCTTAATTACCTTACTATTTACATTTATTGGTTATGCTCTATGGTTAGCTCCCAGTTGGCTCCCATCTATATTTAGATAA
- a CDS encoding lipid kinase produces MSCRALLLVNPHARQGEKGLSEAIHYLETLGFELVEESTEDPKHLSEVILRYQDQVDLVIVGGGDGTLNAAVDALVDTQLPLGILPLGTANDLARTLGIPNSLSEACKIIAHGELRRIDLGWVNGKHFFNVASLGLSVKITQRLTKEVKRRWGIFAYAATALQVIWEARPFSAEIVINGQSVRVKTVQIAIGNGRYYGGGMAVAPDATIDDQRLDLYSLEIKHWWQTILLLPAMRQGHHIHSQSVRALQGQNIEVYTRKPRPINTDGEITAYTPAHFRVIPKAVTVLVPPEDRS; encoded by the coding sequence ATGAGTTGCCGCGCACTGCTGCTAGTAAATCCTCATGCCCGCCAAGGGGAAAAGGGTCTATCGGAAGCGATTCATTATCTTGAAACACTCGGTTTTGAATTAGTTGAGGAGTCAACTGAAGACCCCAAACATCTTTCTGAAGTCATACTTCGCTACCAAGATCAAGTTGACTTAGTAATCGTTGGCGGTGGAGATGGTACTCTCAATGCCGCAGTTGATGCTTTAGTTGATACTCAACTGCCTTTGGGAATCTTACCTTTAGGAACTGCTAACGACCTAGCGAGAACTTTAGGAATCCCCAACTCCCTATCTGAAGCTTGCAAAATTATTGCCCACGGAGAATTGCGACGCATTGATTTGGGGTGGGTAAACGGCAAACACTTTTTCAACGTTGCTAGTCTGGGACTGAGTGTGAAAATCACCCAGCGACTTACTAAAGAAGTTAAACGCCGTTGGGGAATATTCGCTTACGCCGCTACTGCATTGCAAGTAATTTGGGAAGCGCGACCGTTTAGTGCAGAAATTGTAATTAACGGCCAATCAGTTCGTGTAAAAACCGTACAAATTGCTATAGGGAATGGTCGTTATTATGGCGGCGGCATGGCAGTAGCTCCTGATGCCACAATAGACGATCAAAGACTGGATCTTTATAGTTTAGAGATTAAGCATTGGTGGCAGACCATACTATTACTACCTGCAATGCGACAAGGACACCACATACATTCGCAAAGTGTCCGCGCCCTTCAAGGTCAAAATATAGAAGTTTATACCCGTAAACCGCGTCCTATAAATACCGATGGTGAAATCACTGCTTACACTCCTGCTCATTTCCGGGTGATACCTAAAGCTGTAACTGTTTTAGTACCGCCCGAAGACAGAAGCTAG
- a CDS encoding nitrate ABC transporter ATP-binding protein (This model describes the ATP binding subunits of ATP-binding cassette (ABC) transporters for nitrate transport, or for bicarbonate transport, in bacteria and archaea.), with product MQNHNWIATNIATDLQGKPLAAATSRLQPFLEIKDVSKVYATKNGPFTVLDGVNLNVDQGEFICVIGHSGCGKSTLLNMVSGFNFPTSGQVLLEGQPITKPGPDRMVVFQNYALLPWRTAFENIYLAVNAVYPNKPQAEKRAITRDHLAMVGLADAMEKKPMQMSGGMRQRVSIARALAIRPKVLILDEPFGALDAITKEELQEELLKIWNENRCTVLMITHDIDEALFLADKLVMMTNGPHAKIGEVMEIPFSRPRDRARIMEDPQYYQLRNYALDFLFNRFAHDDVN from the coding sequence ATGCAAAACCATAACTGGATAGCTACCAACATTGCTACAGACTTACAAGGAAAACCATTAGCCGCTGCAACCAGCAGACTCCAGCCTTTCCTAGAGATTAAAGATGTTTCTAAAGTATATGCCACAAAAAACGGCCCCTTCACTGTACTCGACGGTGTTAACCTCAACGTAGACCAGGGCGAATTTATTTGTGTCATCGGTCACTCTGGCTGTGGTAAATCCACCTTGTTAAATATGGTATCGGGTTTCAACTTTCCTACCTCCGGGCAAGTACTGCTAGAAGGACAGCCAATCACCAAACCCGGCCCAGACAGGATGGTTGTCTTTCAAAACTATGCTTTGCTACCTTGGCGGACTGCTTTTGAAAATATTTATTTAGCTGTTAACGCCGTTTATCCCAACAAGCCACAAGCTGAGAAAAGAGCGATCACACGAGATCATCTGGCAATGGTGGGACTAGCTGACGCGATGGAAAAGAAACCAATGCAAATGTCAGGCGGTATGAGACAAAGGGTTTCTATCGCCCGTGCTTTGGCGATTCGTCCCAAAGTCTTAATTCTAGATGAACCCTTTGGGGCTTTGGATGCCATTACCAAAGAAGAATTACAAGAAGAATTGCTCAAAATTTGGAATGAGAATCGCTGCACAGTGCTAATGATTACCCACGACATCGATGAGGCATTATTTTTAGCAGACAAATTAGTAATGATGACTAATGGGCCTCATGCAAAAATTGGCGAAGTTATGGAAATTCCTTTTTCTCGTCCACGCGATCGCGCCCGAATCATGGAAGACCCACAATACTACCAACTGCGTAATTATGCACTAGATTTCCTCTTTAATCGCTTTGCTCACGATGATGTAAACTAA